One Thiocapsa sp. genomic window, GAACTCGCGGGCGTGGCCGAAATGCTGGTTGATCACGCCGCCGCCGGTGGTCGCCACCGCCATCAACACCGGACGGGGCTCCGGGCGTGCAGGCCGGCGGCGGGTCAGAGAGGTGATGGAGACGAAGGTCTCGCTGGACCGGCGACGTTGGGCGGTACGGGCGGATTCGCGATTGGCCTCGATCGCGGCATGGACCTCCGCGCGACGGGCCATCGCCGCGGCGTAATCGACCTCCTGCTCCGCGATCTTCTCGAGTGTGAACTCATCCCCGCGATCCTCGCCGAGCATGCCGACGGCATCCGCACGGCATTGCCGGCAATGGCGCATCATGGCCATGTCCCCGGCGCAGGCGTCCTGCAGCGCGCTCAGCTCGTCGTTGGTCGGTCCGCGTTGGCCCATCAACCCGTAGAAGGTGCCGTGCTCGGGCTCGGCGATGAGCGGCATGACGTTGTGCAGGAAGGCGCCCTTGGCCTTGACGACCCGGCTGACCTCTTTGAGATGCTCGGCGTTCACACCCGGGATCAGCACCGAGTTGACCTTGACCAGGACCCCGCGCGCGACCAGCATTTCCAGTCCTTTTTGCTGCTGCTCGATCAGGATCTCGGCGGCCTTGCGCCCGGTCACCCGGCGGTTGTTCCAGAAGATCCAGGGATAGATCTTGGCGCCCACGTCCGGGTCGACGCAGTTGATGGTGATGGTGACGTGCTCGATGTTGTGCTTGCAGATCTCGTCGACCAAACCGGGCAGCGCGAGCCCGTTGGTGGAGACGCAGAGCTTGATGTCGGGCGCCTTCTCGGAGAGCTGACGGAAGGTCTCCAGGGTGCGCTGCGGATTGGCGAGGGGGTCGCCCGGACCGGCGATGCCGAGCACCGTCATCTGGGGGATGGCCGCGGCGACGGCGATGACCTTCTTGACCGCCTGATCCGGGGTCAGCACCTCGGAGACAACACCCGGGCGCGACTCGTTGGAGCAGTCGTACTTGCGATTACAGTAGTGACACTGGATGTTGCAGGCGGGTGCGACGGCCACATGCATCCGCGCATAGTGATGATGCGCATCCTCGGAGAAACAGGGATGGTTGTTGATCTTGGCGCGGATCGCCTCGGGCAGATGGGCGAGCGTCTCGCCGCCGGCACCGCAGCCGCTCGACGCACAACCGCCGCCGGGCGCACCCGCGGCATCGGAAATGACCTTCAACTCCATCACGCTGCCTCCGGAGATGGGGCACAGGCCCCGCGAAAAGATGTCTCTGGAGGCACTTCAGCAAAGACCGTGCCCGGTCTTTTCAATGCGTTAACAGACTGAAAAAATTACGGACGATCGCGCTCGAATCAAAAGTCTGTCGGGATCACGACAGCCCCGACACAATCGACGTGTGGGATTCGGCTCAACGCCCGACGCGGCTAAGGCGCCGGTCGAGCCTTAGCCTCGACGGCGGGGAGTCGCGCCAAAGGGTCTTGCCGGTAAAACAGACGCATCTGCTCGTAAACCGCCGGGTATTCGGAATGAACGAGCTCAGGCAGCTCGAAAAAGCCCTCGCTGAGCACGGCGAAGAACTCCGCGGGCGACTCGGTCGCATAGGGATCGATCGGGGTTTCCTCGTTGGCATCGATCCGTCGACACAGGTCATCGTAGGCGGCGGAAAAGGTCTCGGCCCAAGCCTTCGGAGACATGCCGGCGTGCAGCGGCGGACAGCCGTTGGCGGCCCCGTCGCGCATATCGAGCTTGTGCGCCAACTCGTGGATGACGACGTTGTAGCCGTCGCGCTCCATTCCGGCCTCGACATCCGCCCACGAGAGGATGACGGGGCCTTGCTCCCATGCCTCGCCGCTCTTCGCCTCCTGCTCGGTCCAGACCACACCGTCGTCGCCCATGACCTCGCGCTCGGGGACGAACTCCTCGGGATAGACGATGACGGCATACCAGCCGCGGTACCAATCCAGCCCCAGCTCCAGAACGGGAAGACAGGCCTGCAGAGCAATCGCCAAACGCATCGCATCCGTCAGCTCGAGCCCCTGCGCGGGGTCCAGACGTTTGTCGCGCAGGAAGAGGAGCGCCAGATCGACGAGACGCCGGACGTCCTCCTCGGCCAGATCCTCGAGCAGCGGGAGGGCGTCGCGGACCCGCGCCAAGTCGTGCGGATCGACCGACGCACGCGCGCGCTCGAGGGCCCGCTCCTGCCACCATGCGGTTAGGCCGCCCACGGCTGA contains:
- a CDS encoding zinc-dependent peptidase; the protein is MGGLTAWWQERALERARASVDPHDLARVRDALPLLEDLAEEDVRRLVDLALLFLRDKRLDPAQGLELTDAMRLAIALQACLPVLELGLDWYRGWYAVIVYPEEFVPEREVMGDDGVVWTEQEAKSGEAWEQGPVILSWADVEAGMERDGYNVVIHELAHKLDMRDGAANGCPPLHAGMSPKAWAETFSAAYDDLCRRIDANEETPIDPYATESPAEFFAVLSEGFFELPELVHSEYPAVYEQMRLFYRQDPLARLPAVEAKARPAP
- the nifB gene encoding nitrogenase cofactor biosynthesis protein NifB, producing the protein MELKVISDAAGAPGGGCASSGCGAGGETLAHLPEAIRAKINNHPCFSEDAHHHYARMHVAVAPACNIQCHYCNRKYDCSNESRPGVVSEVLTPDQAVKKVIAVAAAIPQMTVLGIAGPGDPLANPQRTLETFRQLSEKAPDIKLCVSTNGLALPGLVDEICKHNIEHVTITINCVDPDVGAKIYPWIFWNNRRVTGRKAAEILIEQQQKGLEMLVARGVLVKVNSVLIPGVNAEHLKEVSRVVKAKGAFLHNVMPLIAEPEHGTFYGLMGQRGPTNDELSALQDACAGDMAMMRHCRQCRADAVGMLGEDRGDEFTLEKIAEQEVDYAAAMARRAEVHAAIEANRESARTAQRRRSSETFVSITSLTRRRPARPEPRPVLMAVATTGGGVINQHFGHAREFLVYEASANDVRFIGHRKVDLYCSGDETCGDGESVLAKTIRALDGCEAVLCSRIGYEPWGQLEAAGIAPNGEHAMEPIEDAIAAVYREMGEAGLLEPAAGAAQRMSA